The following are encoded together in the Plasmodium brasilianum strain Bolivian I chromosome 10, whole genome shotgun sequence genome:
- a CDS encoding ATP synthase-associated protein, protein MNMDDNSSCSTRLKKIEEEKRNISGNNLNLLLGDLKMMTAYEMSSEWKDTNMMNECFNNFSWFDSRILKNIQNYLNADDVERSKIDYAYNTLFPKPIDIKDTKLNMMSLWIKSRIHYNNSFFPLQLSLYDV, encoded by the coding sequence ATGAACATGGATGATAACAGCAGCTGTAGTACtcgtttaaaaaaaatagaagaagaaaaaagaaacataagtgggaataatttaaatttgttGTTAGGAGATTTGAAAATGATGACAGCTTATGAAATGTCATCTGAATGGAAAGATACAAATATGATGAACGAATGTTTTAACAACTTTTCGTGGTTTGATTCAAGAATTCTTAAAAacatacaaaattatttaaatgcaGATGATGTAGAAAGATCAAAAATTGATTATGCGTATAATACCTTATTCCCAAAACCAATTGATATAAAAGATACTAAATTAAATATGATGTCCTTATGGATTAAATCTCGaatacattataataattccttttttcctttacaaTTATCCTTATATGATGTGTGA